From a single Bacteroidota bacterium genomic region:
- the cysC gene encoding adenylyl-sulfate kinase, with amino-acid sequence MKNSHIVRQQYKITRSDREILLQQKPLLLWFTGLSGSGKSTLADRVEQELHLKGYKTYLLDGDNIRHGLNSNIDFSEEGRKENIRRIGEVARLFIDAGIIVLTAFISPFKEDRDRVRQLLPEGEFTEIFVDCPLEVCEQRDVKGLYAKARRGEIPDFTGISSPFEAPEHAEITVHTDQDDLETCTNQILNFTLNRIKSI; translated from the coding sequence ATGAAAAACAGTCATATCGTTCGTCAGCAGTATAAAATCACACGCAGTGACAGGGAAATATTGCTACAGCAAAAGCCCTTGTTATTGTGGTTCACCGGACTTAGTGGTTCCGGAAAATCTACCCTGGCCGACCGTGTTGAACAGGAATTGCACTTAAAAGGTTACAAAACGTATTTACTTGACGGCGATAATATCCGTCATGGCTTGAACAGCAATATCGATTTCAGTGAAGAAGGACGAAAGGAGAACATTCGTCGTATCGGCGAAGTAGCCCGTTTATTCATTGATGCCGGTATCATAGTTTTGACAGCCTTTATTTCCCCTTTTAAGGAGGATCGCGACAGGGTACGTCAACTGCTTCCTGAAGGAGAGTTTACGGAAATTTTTGTGGATTGTCCCCTGGAAGTATGTGAACAAAGAGATGTAAAAGGTCTCTATGCGAAAGCTCGCCGTGGAGAAATTCCGGACTTCACCGGCATCTCTTCTCCATTCGAAGCCCCGGAGCATGCAGAAATAACAGTACATACCGATCAGGATGACCTGGAAACCTGCACGAACCAAATACTCAACTTTACGTTAAACAGAATTAAATCAATATAA
- the cysD gene encoding sulfate adenylyltransferase subunit CysD, with amino-acid sequence MILYHLNHLRELEAEAIYIIREAASQFERPAMLFSGGKDSIVMTHLARKAFYPARIPFPLLHIDTGHNFPETISFRDELVAKIGATLIVRNVQDSINEGRAKEEKGPNASRNMLQTVTLLDALEELKVDAAMGGARRDEEKARAKERFFSHRDEFGQWDPKNQRPELWMLLNGKKQMGEHFRIFPLSNWTEMDVWMYIALEDIAIPNLYFSHRRNVVDRGGMLLAMSDFITVRENETIEEMTVRFRTIGDMTCTGAVLSPASSLSEIIDEVAASKTTERGTRADDKRSETAMEDRKKAGYF; translated from the coding sequence ATGATTCTCTATCATTTAAACCATCTGCGTGAACTGGAAGCAGAAGCCATCTATATCATACGGGAAGCCGCTTCACAATTTGAGCGCCCGGCGATGTTATTTTCCGGAGGCAAGGATTCTATTGTCATGACTCATCTGGCCCGCAAAGCCTTTTACCCGGCTCGCATTCCGTTTCCATTGCTTCACATTGATACCGGACATAATTTTCCTGAAACCATTAGTTTCCGGGACGAACTTGTTGCGAAAATTGGCGCTACTCTTATCGTTAGAAATGTACAGGACTCCATCAACGAGGGGCGTGCGAAAGAGGAAAAGGGACCCAACGCCAGCCGGAATATGCTACAGACTGTCACCTTACTGGATGCACTGGAAGAACTAAAAGTGGATGCAGCGATGGGCGGAGCACGAAGAGATGAGGAAAAAGCAAGAGCGAAGGAACGCTTCTTTTCACATCGCGATGAATTCGGTCAATGGGATCCGAAAAATCAACGTCCTGAACTTTGGATGCTGCTCAATGGTAAAAAACAAATGGGAGAACACTTTCGTATCTTCCCTCTGAGTAACTGGACTGAAATGGATGTCTGGATGTACATCGCTCTCGAAGATATCGCTATTCCTAATCTTTATTTTTCTCATAGACGCAATGTTGTTGACAGGGGAGGTATGCTGCTCGCTATGTCTGACTTTATAACGGTACGCGAAAACGAAACTATTGAAGAAATGACAGTTCGGTTCAGGACCATTGGTGACATGACCTGCACAGGAGCCGTATTATCACCTGCATCAAGTCTCTCCGAAATCATCGATGAAGTCGCCGCCAGCAAAACCACTGAAAGAGGAACAAGAGCTGACGATAAACGGAGCGAAACCGCTATGGAAGATCGTAAAAAAGCCGGCTATTTTTAA
- the cysQ gene encoding 3'(2'),5'-bisphosphate nucleotidase CysQ: MENYNQLLSLALKAAVLAGKEIKDVYKREFEVELKDDKSPLTEADKRSHNKIVELLTESGLPLLSEEGKSIPFEERHKWKIFWLIDPLDGTKEFIKRNGEFTVNIALIVNGVPLLGVIYAPVIDTIYFGCEGSGSYKAEADYEYLSHIIQSEHIADRLISAGLRLPIKNTERPFTVVASRSHMSDETAAFIDELRKKHTNLEMISKGSSLKLCLVAEGAADVYPRFAPTMEWDTAAGQAIALSAGYSVVNANDQSAVVYNKSELLNPWFIVQ, translated from the coding sequence ATGGAAAATTATAATCAACTTTTATCGCTTGCATTAAAAGCAGCTGTACTTGCCGGAAAGGAAATCAAGGACGTTTATAAACGTGAATTTGAAGTAGAATTAAAGGATGATAAAAGTCCGTTAACTGAAGCAGATAAACGATCGCATAATAAGATTGTAGAACTACTGACGGAGTCCGGATTGCCCTTGTTGAGTGAGGAGGGAAAAAGTATTCCCTTTGAGGAACGACATAAATGGAAAATTTTCTGGCTGATCGATCCATTAGATGGTACTAAGGAATTTATCAAAAGAAATGGCGAGTTCACCGTAAACATTGCGCTTATTGTGAATGGAGTACCACTTTTGGGGGTAATTTATGCCCCTGTGATTGATACCATCTATTTTGGTTGTGAGGGAAGTGGCAGCTATAAAGCGGAAGCCGATTATGAATACCTGAGTCATATTATACAGTCGGAGCATATTGCTGATCGTCTGATTTCAGCAGGATTACGTTTGCCGATAAAAAATACAGAGCGACCTTTTACCGTAGTGGCCAGCCGATCGCATATGAGTGATGAAACGGCGGCCTTCATCGATGAGCTGAGAAAGAAGCATACCAATCTTGAAATGATCTCGAAAGGAAGTTCCCTTAAACTCTGCCTCGTGGCGGAAGGAGCTGCCGATGTCTATCCCCGCTTTGCACCTACTATGGAATGGGATACGGCGGCAGGACAAGCGATCGCACTCAGTGCAGGTTATTCAGTTGTTAATGCTAACGATCAATCTGCCGTGGTATATAATAAAAGTGAATTGTTGAATCCGTGGTTTATTGTTCAGTAA
- a CDS encoding UDP-2,3-diacylglucosamine diphosphatase: protein MAESRRPVEVVVISDIHLGTYGCHAAELSSYLRSINPGMLILNGDIVDMWQFSKNYFPKSHMQVVKEIIGLASKGVPVHYITGNHDELLRKFSGFHLGNLSISNKMLLELDGKQAWIFHGDVFDITMQNAKWLTRLGAIGYDMLILINATVNYFMEKMGKGKISLSKKIKNGVKSAVKYINNFEKVCAEIAIRNKYDYVICGHIHQPEIKEISNAEGTVQYLNSGDWIENLTSLEYNEGEWNLYHHPLNKNHETTPEESSTTDFVLLNNKQLFNILLEEIYSEKAITITTKR from the coding sequence ATAGCTGAATCGCGCAGACCCGTAGAAGTTGTAGTAATTTCGGATATTCATTTGGGCACTTATGGTTGCCATGCAGCAGAACTTTCCTCCTATCTGCGATCCATAAATCCCGGTATGCTCATTTTGAATGGAGACATTGTAGACATGTGGCAGTTCAGTAAAAACTATTTTCCGAAATCACATATGCAGGTCGTGAAGGAAATCATCGGTCTTGCTTCCAAAGGAGTTCCTGTACATTATATCACGGGAAACCATGATGAATTACTTCGTAAATTTTCAGGATTCCATTTGGGCAACCTTAGCATAAGCAATAAGATGCTTCTGGAACTGGATGGTAAACAAGCCTGGATATTTCATGGAGATGTTTTTGATATCACCATGCAGAATGCAAAATGGCTGACCAGGCTCGGAGCAATCGGATATGATATGCTTATTCTAATTAATGCCACAGTAAATTACTTCATGGAAAAAATGGGTAAAGGAAAAATTTCGCTTTCCAAAAAAATTAAGAACGGTGTTAAGAGTGCGGTGAAATACATCAACAACTTTGAAAAAGTATGTGCTGAAATTGCCATCCGGAACAAATACGATTATGTCATCTGTGGACATATCCATCAACCGGAAATAAAGGAAATCAGCAATGCAGAAGGAACCGTACAGTACCTGAATTCCGGAGATTGGATAGAAAATTTGACTTCCTTAGAGTACAATGAAGGGGAATGGAATTTATACCATCATCCGCTAAATAAAAATCACGAAACGACACCAGAAGAATCATCCACCACCGATTTTGTACTCCTTAATAACAAACAACTTTTCAATATCCTCTTAGAAGAAATTTACTCAGAGAAAGCCATAACCATTACCACAAAACGATGA
- a CDS encoding glycosyl transferase translates to MKVLYAIQGTGNGHISRALEILPLLKKRAEVDVLVSASQWELNLPFEVKYRYHGLGFVFGKKGGVDILRTYLKLDTLKLFNEIKRLPVEDYDLVISDFEPVSSWACQLKRKTCIGLSNQAATLHPLAPMPETKDRLGKMVLEHYAPSTASYGFHFKRYDQDIYTPIIRNAVRRADIKNKEHFTVYLPSYEDQRVLKNLMNYKELSFQLFSKKAKSAYRVKNTWVLPLHNDSFIKSMAESEGVITNAGFGTTSEALYLGKRLLVIPMKTQFEQHCNASTLESMGVTVMKSLKEKHMDKLEDWFNKRTIVPVDYPDETGELLDKIIHRHAGQQPSNEDFESQLKFLRKLIRTNEIAA, encoded by the coding sequence ATGAAAGTACTTTACGCCATTCAGGGAACAGGCAATGGCCATATCAGCAGGGCGCTGGAGATACTTCCCTTACTAAAGAAGCGCGCTGAAGTGGATGTGCTGGTCAGTGCCTCACAATGGGAGTTGAATCTGCCCTTCGAAGTAAAATACCGTTACCATGGATTGGGATTTGTATTCGGTAAAAAAGGAGGAGTAGATATATTAAGGACTTATCTTAAACTGGATACATTAAAACTCTTCAACGAAATAAAAAGATTACCTGTTGAAGACTATGATCTGGTGATTAGTGACTTTGAGCCTGTTTCTTCCTGGGCTTGTCAGTTAAAAAGAAAAACGTGTATCGGGTTGAGCAATCAAGCGGCTACATTGCATCCGCTGGCTCCGATGCCGGAAACAAAGGACAGGCTGGGCAAAATGGTCCTGGAACATTATGCACCCAGTACTGCCAGTTATGGATTCCACTTTAAGCGATATGATCAGGATATTTATACTCCCATCATACGAAATGCGGTGCGCCGGGCGGATATTAAAAACAAAGAACACTTTACAGTCTATTTACCCTCTTATGAAGACCAACGGGTGTTAAAAAACCTAATGAATTACAAAGAGCTATCCTTTCAACTTTTTAGTAAGAAAGCCAAAAGTGCGTATCGCGTAAAAAACACATGGGTACTACCCCTTCACAATGACAGCTTCATAAAAAGTATGGCTGAATCAGAGGGAGTCATCACCAATGCCGGATTTGGGACAACTTCCGAAGCCTTATATCTTGGCAAACGTCTTTTGGTGATCCCTATGAAAACACAGTTTGAGCAACATTGCAATGCGTCAACACTGGAATCGATGGGTGTAACTGTCATGAAAAGTTTAAAGGAAAAACATATGGATAAACTGGAAGATTGGTTCAATAAAAGAACAATTGTACCTGTTGATTATCCGGATGAGACAGGAGAACTTCTTGATAAAATCATTCATCGTCATGCCGGACAACAACCTTCCAATGAAGATTTCGAATCCCAATTAAAATTTTTGAGAAAGTTGATTCGCACCAACGAAATCGCAGCATAA
- a CDS encoding beta-glucosidase — protein sequence MHRSIVLKEDFYWGVATSAPQSEGAAFLEGKGASIWDTFSAGRNKIAGRHTPQVSNDFYHRYAEDIGLMKSLHIPNFRFSIAWPRVLPEGTGAVNHKGLDFYDRLTDHCLANNITPWATLYHWDLPQVLEDKGGWTNRDIVKWFSDYIHVMLSKLGDRIQHWMVLNEPLVFTGAGYFLGVHAPGRRGMDNFLAATHHAALAQATGIKIIKQFHSALQAGTTFSCSMTSPYSDGLKDKGAAERADALLNRLFIEPLLGYGYPVKELPFLNRIEKYFKKDDDALLVASPDFIGIQNYTREVIKHSWMTPYLKAKPIDPRSRRVNHTMMNWEIYPEGIYHILKQFNQYKEVNAIIVTENGAAFPDKVINGEVDDVPRITYLKSYIEQVLKAKNEGVKVKGYFLWSFTDNFEWAEGYFPRFGIVYIDYEKQQRIVKKSGKWFSQMIQQMNLSAKAFEEKY from the coding sequence ATTCATCGATCCATCGTTTTGAAAGAAGACTTCTACTGGGGTGTTGCCACTTCAGCTCCTCAAAGTGAAGGAGCCGCATTTTTAGAGGGTAAAGGAGCTTCTATATGGGATACGTTCAGTGCCGGAAGAAATAAAATCGCTGGAAGGCATACACCACAAGTCAGCAACGATTTTTATCATCGCTATGCAGAAGACATCGGATTGATGAAAAGTTTACACATTCCGAATTTCCGATTCTCCATTGCCTGGCCCAGAGTTCTTCCGGAAGGAACGGGGGCTGTAAATCATAAAGGGCTGGATTTCTATGATCGTCTTACCGATCATTGTTTAGCAAATAACATCACCCCATGGGCTACATTATACCACTGGGATCTGCCACAAGTGCTGGAAGATAAAGGAGGTTGGACAAACAGAGATATTGTGAAATGGTTCAGTGATTATATTCATGTAATGCTTTCGAAGCTGGGAGATCGGATTCAACATTGGATGGTATTGAATGAACCCCTCGTATTTACGGGAGCGGGATACTTTCTAGGAGTACATGCACCGGGTCGGAGAGGAATGGATAATTTTTTAGCGGCAACACACCATGCGGCTTTAGCACAAGCAACAGGAATTAAGATAATTAAACAATTTCATTCAGCACTTCAAGCCGGTACTACATTCTCCTGTTCGATGACAAGTCCGTATTCAGATGGTTTAAAAGATAAAGGGGCTGCTGAAAGAGCAGATGCCTTGCTCAACCGTCTGTTCATTGAACCTTTGTTGGGATATGGATATCCTGTAAAGGAACTTCCCTTTCTAAACAGGATTGAAAAGTATTTTAAAAAAGATGATGATGCATTACTCGTTGCTTCTCCCGACTTCATTGGAATTCAAAACTACACCAGAGAGGTTATCAAACATTCATGGATGACACCTTATCTGAAAGCGAAACCCATTGATCCGCGATCGAGACGGGTGAACCATACTATGATGAACTGGGAAATTTATCCGGAAGGCATATACCATATTCTGAAACAGTTTAATCAATATAAGGAGGTAAATGCTATTATTGTCACAGAGAACGGTGCAGCCTTTCCCGACAAGGTGATCAATGGAGAAGTAGATGATGTGCCCCGGATCACGTACTTGAAATCTTACATTGAACAAGTACTTAAAGCCAAAAATGAAGGGGTGAAAGTGAAAGGGTATTTCCTATGGTCCTTTACCGATAATTTTGAGTGGGCGGAAGGATATTTTCCCAGATTTGGCATTGTTTATATCGACTATGAAAAGCAGCAACGTATTGTAAAGAAATCGGGAAAATGGTTCAGTCAAATGATACAGCAAATGAATCTATCGGCAAAAGCTTTTGAAGAAAAGTACTGA
- a CDS encoding T9SS type A sorting domain-containing protein yields MSKIILSNLFLFFAAMIHCQAKQSNIFPTPDVVTIDAGDSVIFDMFNATYSGSQVTIPVYINSDDPIYAVDFSFKFNNLDMVYDTITLSPAGSTLLAVSYLNPNDSVVRFTSSSLVSIANQTVLAFIHFNLASGQSLDAANMFSLKGYLNGDPCSEAIIPPSTVGLSDLASNWNLSIFPNPATDFLFVEMNKDAVLEVLDVQGKEVLLKQSLNAGIKNQVNIEFLPIGFYLLRIYNEEGVSVKKVFVAK; encoded by the coding sequence ATGTCTAAAATTATACTATCAAATCTATTCTTGTTTTTTGCTGCAATGATTCATTGTCAAGCGAAACAAAGCAACATATTCCCCACTCCTGATGTAGTCACCATCGATGCCGGTGATTCAGTCATTTTTGATATGTTTAACGCCACATATTCCGGATCACAGGTTACTATTCCGGTATATATCAATTCAGATGACCCTATCTATGCGGTTGACTTTTCCTTTAAGTTTAATAACCTGGATATGGTGTATGATACGATTACTTTATCCCCGGCTGGATCTACATTGCTCGCCGTTTCCTATTTGAATCCTAATGATTCCGTGGTACGTTTTACCTCCAGTTCTCTGGTGAGTATTGCTAATCAAACGGTATTGGCATTTATTCATTTTAATTTAGCCTCCGGCCAATCTTTGGATGCAGCAAATATGTTTTCATTGAAAGGGTATTTGAATGGGGATCCTTGTAGTGAAGCCATTATTCCACCATCCACAGTTGGATTAAGTGATTTAGCATCCAACTGGAATTTGTCCATCTTCCCGAATCCTGCAACCGATTTCCTTTTTGTAGAAATGAATAAGGATGCGGTTCTTGAAGTGCTGGATGTACAGGGTAAGGAGGTGTTGCTAAAACAATCTTTAAATGCAGGAATCAAAAATCAGGTAAACATTGAGTTTCTTCCTATCGGTTTCTATCTGTTACGCATTTATAACGAAGAAGGTGTCAGCGTAAAGAAGGTGTTTGTTGCGAAGTAG
- a CDS encoding T9SS type A sorting domain-containing protein yields the protein MKLNKLLAGVILLLTGTSLHAQNGLENIIIEKYYVSNAADAANANTALSGAGYTTGTLPSGSVTWRVYADLLPGWGVQSVYGVPSHPLVLTSSTSFFNHPNANTTGGNFSSNSNSILGDGTTLLDSYLSCGAVAPARFGVLKAEDNSAAVPAGGGANQVITPGTVLANNDPSAAPALTTADGHYNVGGSPALLALTLLGDAAAAPVNIFTDGSTVGNSYNSTNTSWGVLGEQVGAFPTGTNRVLIGQFTSDGVFHYELNIQIRNNTTFAVQNYVNANPVGAEILMTALAGTLNQPNAAPSVNITAPANGASFFVGDVVNITANASDVAPGTVSQVEFFVNGVSVGVDNTDPYAATYVATSGTKNITAVATDNGGATTTSSIVTITVGTNTAPLVNITAPANGTLVIGGAAVQIDANASDPGGAVAQVEFFVNGVSVGVDNTSPYSVSWTSGAPFGTRLLTAVATDNFGASTTSATVSITVQNPAALPYTIGNLTEKCVNSTFCLPITAVDTVADIIGYDIVLDYDVTKVAPTGAIVRSNDLLLPSFNYNMVSTAYSNDATNGKLRIAVYFNGSAPSSARFAGSGDIICVEFAKTGLGNTDTALFVADTLMESRITGVQLKATDAGSYATYKDSLFTSNLKFWEDFSPIRYNAAVPADYLITNIYGNNTSCNNRSVAAVQPDVNGVFTYNVNNGAKIEIIKDIAPATDMQPVVNGFDAFLTRRVLINDASFVPSVYQMIAMDVNTDGVVSAGDLSQINQRAVLFIPEFQQDWNYNAQGVSNGQPSRDWLFVDVNTVSASPSYYISTNYPSNDGIGYSKNKVPQVDFCSPIPVSFINGDCPVIGTESYIGVLLGDANGNYSSNNGAPSPFKVGSSEKVIFDATKAVVADGFVTIPVAVKSFNTVNAIDFSFQFNSGNLTFDNVTDLTGKMMVLSHFNTADQTVRFTSNSLESIEKNVTVLNVRFAINSTDFNPADLNSLSGYINGESAEVEVRTERIAATDVNVSVYPNPVNNMLNVFVSENAQIELSDLSGRVIMTVNNVLADQKQELNVAGVSDGVYMLNVWNGEFVSTSKVVVKH from the coding sequence ATGAAACTAAATAAACTATTGGCAGGAGTAATCCTTCTGCTGACAGGAACCTCTTTGCATGCCCAGAACGGTCTGGAGAACATTATCATAGAGAAGTACTACGTATCAAATGCTGCAGATGCTGCTAACGCCAACACTGCGTTATCAGGTGCAGGTTATACAACAGGTACACTACCTTCGGGTTCTGTGACCTGGCGTGTGTACGCTGATCTGCTCCCGGGTTGGGGAGTTCAGTCAGTGTATGGTGTACCAAGTCATCCATTGGTGCTGACTTCTTCCACATCATTCTTTAATCATCCGAATGCGAATACTACCGGTGGAAACTTCTCCAGCAATAGTAACAGTATCCTGGGCGACGGAACTACTCTTCTAGACTCTTATCTTTCTTGCGGTGCTGTAGCTCCTGCGCGTTTCGGTGTATTGAAAGCCGAAGATAATTCTGCTGCAGTTCCTGCAGGTGGTGGTGCTAACCAGGTGATTACTCCCGGTACAGTATTGGCCAACAACGACCCAAGTGCTGCTCCTGCTCTTACTACAGCAGACGGTCACTATAACGTTGGTGGATCTCCGGCATTACTTGCCTTAACTTTATTAGGTGATGCTGCTGCTGCTCCGGTAAATATTTTTACCGATGGTTCAACAGTGGGTAATAGCTACAACAGTACAAATACTTCCTGGGGAGTATTGGGTGAGCAAGTAGGTGCTTTCCCTACAGGTACTAACCGTGTATTGATCGGACAGTTTACTTCAGATGGTGTATTTCATTATGAATTAAATATCCAGATTCGTAACAATACCACTTTCGCTGTACAGAACTATGTGAATGCAAACCCGGTTGGCGCTGAGATTTTAATGACTGCTCTTGCCGGTACATTGAATCAGCCGAATGCTGCTCCAAGTGTTAACATTACAGCTCCTGCAAACGGTGCCAGCTTCTTCGTTGGCGATGTGGTGAATATCACTGCAAACGCTTCTGATGTTGCTCCCGGTACTGTTTCTCAGGTAGAGTTCTTCGTAAACGGAGTTTCTGTTGGTGTAGACAATACGGATCCTTATGCAGCGACCTATGTGGCTACTTCAGGAACGAAGAACATCACTGCTGTAGCTACTGATAATGGTGGTGCTACTACTACTTCTTCTATCGTTACTATTACTGTTGGTACAAACACCGCACCTTTAGTAAATATCACTGCTCCTGCTAATGGAACATTGGTAATTGGTGGAGCTGCTGTTCAGATTGATGCGAATGCATCTGATCCGGGTGGTGCTGTGGCTCAGGTGGAATTCTTTGTAAACGGAGTTTCTGTAGGTGTAGATAATACATCGCCTTACTCTGTTTCCTGGACAAGTGGCGCTCCTTTCGGAACACGTTTGTTGACTGCCGTAGCTACGGATAACTTCGGTGCATCCACTACTTCTGCTACAGTTTCTATCACTGTTCAGAACCCTGCTGCGCTTCCTTATACAATCGGGAATTTGACAGAAAAATGCGTGAACAGCACTTTCTGTCTTCCAATCACTGCTGTGGATACCGTTGCAGATATCATCGGTTATGATATCGTTCTCGATTATGATGTAACTAAAGTTGCTCCTACAGGTGCAATTGTACGTAGCAATGATTTACTGCTTCCTTCTTTCAACTACAACATGGTGAGCACTGCTTACTCTAATGATGCTACAAATGGTAAATTGCGTATCGCAGTTTATTTCAACGGTAGCGCTCCTTCATCAGCTCGTTTCGCCGGATCAGGAGATATCATTTGTGTTGAATTTGCTAAGACAGGTCTTGGTAACACGGATACAGCTTTATTCGTAGCAGATACTTTAATGGAAAGCCGCATTACCGGAGTTCAATTAAAAGCTACTGATGCTGGAAGCTATGCAACGTATAAAGACAGTCTCTTCACCAGCAATTTAAAATTCTGGGAAGATTTCAGTCCTATCCGTTACAACGCTGCTGTACCTGCTGATTATCTGATCACTAATATTTATGGAAACAATACCAGCTGTAACAACCGTTCGGTTGCTGCTGTTCAGCCTGATGTAAATGGTGTGTTTACTTACAATGTGAACAATGGTGCTAAGATTGAAATCATCAAGGACATCGCTCCTGCAACGGATATGCAACCTGTAGTGAATGGATTTGACGCCTTCCTTACACGTCGTGTATTGATCAATGATGCAAGTTTCGTTCCTTCTGTTTATCAGATGATCGCTATGGATGTGAATACAGATGGTGTTGTTTCTGCAGGTGACTTGTCACAGATTAACCAACGCGCTGTATTATTCATTCCTGAATTCCAACAGGATTGGAACTACAATGCTCAGGGTGTATCAAATGGTCAACCTTCAAGAGACTGGTTGTTTGTAGATGTAAATACTGTAAGTGCCAGTCCTTCTTATTACATCTCAACCAACTATCCTTCTAATGATGGAATTGGTTATAGCAAGAATAAAGTTCCACAAGTTGATTTCTGTAGCCCAATCCCTGTTAGTTTTATTAATGGTGATTGTCCTGTAATCGGAACTGAATCTTATATCGGTGTATTGTTAGGTGATGCTAACGGAAATTACTCTTCTAACAATGGTGCTCCAAGTCCATTTAAAGTGGGAAGCTCTGAGAAAGTAATCTTCGATGCTACTAAAGCAGTAGTTGCAGATGGTTTCGTTACAATTCCTGTTGCTGTTAAATCATTCAATACTGTTAATGCGATCGATTTCTCTTTCCAATTCAATTCCGGAAATTTAACTTTCGATAACGTGACAGACCTTACCGGTAAGATGATGGTTCTTTCTCATTTCAATACTGCTGACCAAACTGTTCGTTTCACTTCGAATAGCTTGGAAAGCATTGAAAAGAATGTAACTGTTTTAAATGTACGTTTTGCTATCAATAGCACTGATTTCAACCCTGCTGACTTGAATTCACTTTCAGGTTATATCAACGGTGAAAGCGCTGAAGTTGAAGTAAGAACGGAGCGTATCGCTGCAACTGATGTGAACGTAAGTGTTTATCCTAATCCGGTAAACAATATGTTGAATGTGTTTGTATCTGAGAATGCTCAAATCGAACTTTCTGATTTAAGTGGCCGTGTGATCATGACTGTTAACAATGTACTTGCTGATCAAAAGCAGGAACTCAATGTGGCAGGTGTGTCTGACGGTGTTTATATGCTGAACGTTTGGAATGGTGAGTTTGTTTCAACAAGCAAAGTGGTAGTAAAGCATTAA